In a single window of the Streptomyces sp. NBC_00094 genome:
- a CDS encoding ABC transporter ATP-binding protein has product MLAIEADALRRTYTSRTGWLKPRRTETDAVRGVTFEVAPGELFGLLGPNGAGKTTTIKMLNTLLLPTSGTARVFGHDVARDPVAVRRRIGYVFGGDRGLYERLSALDNLRYFAELYGVEARDQKRRIAELLDLVGLVGREKERVEGYSRGMRQRLHIARGLLHRPDVLFLDEPSIGVDPVAARDLRRTVADLAAAGTTVLLTTHYMAEADELCGRIAVIAGGRIRALGTPESLKSRVRGRDVLEIEAYGVDEERLGRVRRLAGVRGASVEDRGTLQVVTVQTGRGAGELHGPVLAALDGVRIGRVTSREPSLEDAYIAIVEEASGVPAGAPQDVTDGSVAGAPEDVAEELSV; this is encoded by the coding sequence ATGCTCGCAATCGAGGCGGACGCGCTGCGCCGCACCTACACCAGCAGGACCGGGTGGCTGAAGCCCCGGCGGACCGAGACCGATGCCGTGCGCGGGGTCACCTTCGAGGTGGCGCCGGGGGAGCTGTTCGGACTGCTCGGCCCCAACGGCGCCGGGAAGACCACCACCATCAAGATGCTCAACACCCTGCTCCTGCCGACCTCCGGGACGGCCCGGGTGTTCGGCCACGACGTGGCGCGCGACCCCGTCGCCGTACGCCGCAGGATCGGGTACGTCTTCGGTGGCGACCGCGGCCTGTACGAGCGCCTCTCCGCGCTCGACAACCTCCGCTACTTCGCCGAGCTGTACGGCGTCGAGGCCCGCGACCAGAAGCGGCGCATCGCCGAACTCCTCGACCTGGTCGGCCTCGTGGGCCGGGAGAAGGAGCGCGTCGAGGGGTACTCGCGCGGTATGCGGCAGCGCCTCCACATCGCCCGCGGCCTGCTCCACCGCCCCGACGTCCTCTTCCTCGACGAGCCGTCCATCGGCGTCGACCCCGTCGCCGCGCGCGATCTGCGCCGTACGGTCGCCGACCTGGCCGCGGCCGGCACCACCGTCCTGCTCACCACGCACTACATGGCCGAGGCCGACGAACTCTGCGGCCGGATCGCCGTGATCGCGGGCGGCCGGATCCGCGCCCTCGGCACTCCCGAGAGCCTCAAGTCCCGTGTACGGGGCCGGGACGTGCTGGAGATCGAGGCGTACGGCGTCGACGAGGAGCGGCTCGGCCGGGTGCGGCGCCTCGCCGGGGTGCGGGGCGCGTCGGTCGAGGACCGGGGAACGCTGCAGGTCGTCACCGTGCAGACGGGCCGGGGCGCCGGTGAGCTGCACGGACCGGTGCTGGCCGCGCTGGACGGCGTACGGATCGGCCGGGTCACGAGCCGCGAACCGTCCCTGGAGGACGCCTACATCGCGATCGTGGAGGAGGCCTCGGGCGTCCCGGCCGGAGCCCCGCAGGACGTCACGGACGGATCCGTGGCCGGAGCCCCGGAGGACGTCGCCGAGGAGCTGTCCGTATGA
- a CDS encoding helix-turn-helix transcriptional regulator produces the protein MIRIELDEVSLGATRIAISPLRDAFCSMHLALPHRRPSWPYQEWVGQAREVWREDDRLRPLWDLFVEGRGEVSDFLLPRPFGTVNVHEELAALRATDPEFVREQVAVCYPGMADEPFVQPYLKDPEAACAALADAYAAYWEGAIEPYWPTMRRLVEDEVLVRARTFATEGVDALFAGLETRGRWQPPVLELTKHIDAEYAPGERRLVLVPLVFAEGCRLYSTDDPEVFALSFQARGAGALREPPEPVAEDRLGLMLGRGRAAVLRELGGPLTTAGLADRLGLAPSTVSEHLSVLAESGVVTRHRVGRSVYYQLTDTGRSLLALLAGEGVLHAVA, from the coding sequence TTGATACGGATCGAGCTGGACGAGGTCTCGCTCGGGGCGACCCGGATCGCGATCAGCCCGCTGCGGGACGCGTTCTGCTCGATGCACCTCGCGCTGCCGCACCGGCGCCCCTCCTGGCCGTACCAGGAGTGGGTCGGACAGGCGCGCGAGGTGTGGCGGGAGGACGACAGACTCCGCCCGCTGTGGGACCTGTTCGTCGAGGGGCGGGGCGAGGTCTCCGACTTCCTGCTGCCCCGGCCGTTCGGCACGGTCAACGTCCACGAGGAGCTGGCCGCGCTGCGGGCCACCGACCCGGAGTTCGTCCGCGAGCAGGTGGCCGTCTGCTATCCCGGCATGGCCGACGAGCCCTTCGTGCAGCCCTATCTGAAGGACCCGGAGGCGGCCTGCGCGGCGCTCGCCGACGCGTACGCGGCCTACTGGGAGGGCGCGATCGAGCCGTACTGGCCGACGATGCGCCGGCTCGTCGAGGACGAAGTGCTCGTCCGGGCCAGGACGTTCGCGACCGAGGGCGTCGACGCGCTGTTCGCGGGCCTGGAGACGCGGGGGCGGTGGCAGCCCCCCGTACTCGAGCTGACCAAGCACATCGACGCGGAGTACGCGCCCGGAGAGCGGCGTCTCGTGCTCGTGCCGCTGGTCTTCGCCGAGGGCTGCCGGCTGTACTCGACGGACGACCCCGAGGTGTTCGCGCTCAGCTTCCAGGCCCGGGGCGCCGGCGCCCTGCGCGAACCGCCCGAGCCCGTCGCCGAGGACCGGCTCGGCCTGATGCTCGGCCGGGGCCGGGCGGCGGTCCTGCGCGAGCTGGGCGGGCCGCTCACCACGGCCGGACTCGCCGACCGGCTCGGACTCGCGCCCAGCACCGTCTCCGAGCACCTGTCGGTGCTCGCGGAGTCCGGAGTGGTCACCCGCCACCGCGTCGGGCGCTCGGTGTACTACCAGCTCACGGACACCGGCCGTTCGCTGCTCGCGCTGCTCGCCGGGGAGGGCGTGCTGCACGCGGTCGCCTGA
- a CDS encoding methyltransferase yields MSTTSLPPRLPVPAHAARLREALLAADYTADGLLDLLGAPAYAALARSETVPALRATRGDSPLETLVRLFLLQRAVDHDRAAAALPLEEALADGWVVREDDTVLATVDIRPYGGPDGAGGEDGGNWFIVSDLGCAVGGAGGIGKKAEGVVLGVGGASTTLAGITIRTPVSSALDLGTGSGIQALHAAQHATLVTATDLNPRALDFTRLTLSLSGAREAELLEGSLFEPVDGDTYDLIVSNPPFVISPGAALTYRDGGMAGDDLCRTLVQEAGERLNDGGYAQFLANWQHVEGEEWQERLRSWVPRGCDAWIVQREVQDITQYTELWLRDSGDHRGDPDEYRLAYGRWLDEFEARKTKAIGFGWITIRRNAAVASGEADPSILIEEWPHPVEQPLGDTIRAHFERQDYLRSRDDAALLADRFTLAPEVTQEQVGLPGAEDPEHVVLRQNRGMRRATKVDHVGAGFAGVCDGTLSAGRILDAIGQLMGEDPVMLRDRTPQAIRLLVEEGFLLPVGTEDGVGIGEESGA; encoded by the coding sequence GTGAGTACGACCAGCCTGCCTCCCCGCCTCCCGGTGCCCGCGCACGCCGCCCGTCTGCGCGAGGCACTGCTCGCCGCCGACTACACCGCCGACGGACTGCTCGACCTGCTCGGCGCCCCCGCCTACGCGGCGCTCGCCCGCAGCGAGACCGTGCCCGCCCTGCGCGCCACCCGCGGTGACTCGCCGCTGGAGACCCTCGTCCGGCTCTTCCTGCTCCAGCGGGCCGTCGACCACGACCGGGCCGCCGCCGCGCTCCCGCTCGAAGAGGCCCTCGCCGACGGCTGGGTGGTCCGCGAGGACGACACCGTGCTCGCGACCGTCGACATCCGGCCCTACGGCGGCCCGGACGGCGCGGGCGGCGAGGACGGCGGGAACTGGTTCATCGTCTCCGACCTCGGCTGCGCCGTCGGCGGTGCCGGAGGCATCGGGAAGAAGGCCGAGGGAGTCGTCCTCGGCGTCGGCGGCGCCTCCACCACGCTCGCCGGCATCACCATCCGCACGCCGGTGTCCTCCGCGCTCGACCTCGGCACCGGCTCCGGCATCCAGGCGCTGCACGCCGCCCAGCACGCCACCCTGGTCACCGCCACCGATCTCAACCCGCGCGCCCTGGACTTCACCCGGCTCACGCTCTCGCTCTCCGGAGCCCGGGAGGCCGAGCTGCTCGAAGGCTCGCTGTTCGAGCCGGTCGACGGCGACACGTACGACCTGATCGTCTCCAACCCGCCGTTCGTCATCTCCCCCGGCGCCGCGCTCACCTACCGGGACGGCGGGATGGCCGGCGACGACCTGTGCCGCACGCTCGTGCAGGAGGCGGGCGAGCGGCTCAACGACGGCGGTTACGCCCAGTTCCTCGCCAACTGGCAGCACGTGGAGGGCGAGGAGTGGCAGGAGCGGCTGCGGTCCTGGGTACCGCGCGGCTGCGACGCCTGGATCGTGCAGCGCGAGGTCCAGGACATCACGCAGTACACGGAGCTCTGGCTGCGGGACAGCGGTGACCACCGCGGCGACCCGGACGAATACCGCCTGGCGTACGGGCGCTGGCTCGACGAGTTCGAGGCCCGCAAGACCAAGGCGATCGGCTTCGGCTGGATCACGATCCGGCGGAACGCGGCGGTGGCGTCCGGCGAAGCCGATCCGTCGATCCTGATCGAGGAGTGGCCGCACCCGGTCGAGCAGCCCCTCGGTGACACCATCCGCGCCCACTTCGAGCGCCAGGACTACCTGCGGAGCCGCGACGACGCCGCGCTCCTCGCCGACCGCTTCACGCTCGCGCCCGAGGTGACGCAGGAGCAGGTCGGGCTGCCGGGCGCCGAGGACCCGGAGCACGTCGTGCTCCGGCAGAACCGGGGCATGCGCCGTGCCACCAAGGTCGACCACGTCGGCGCCGGCTTCGCGGGCGTGTGCGACGGCACCCTCAGCGCGGGCCGGATCCTCGACGCGATCGGGCAGCTGATGGGGGAGGACCCGGTCATGCTGCGGGACCGTACCCCGCAGGCGATCCGGCTGCTCGTCGAGGAGGGCTTCCTGCTGCCCGTCGGCACCGAGGACGGCGTGGGCATCGGCGAGGAGAGCGGCGCTTGA
- a CDS encoding small secreted protein yields MNKKLAAALSGGAVLVLVLSGCSDDEGDKVGDWAKTFCDQAKPQIQKRANAHQIIISTAADSKPAEIQAADSKAFQDIADADRALAKAVEAAGAPPVENGEKVQQDAIKELNATAVAYEGLKKQVDALDPANQQKFADGLQNVADGLTKIEKMDQAALSKLEEGELGQAMAKQPGCQKPTASVPPKVSGSASPQAGSTSSDKGSDSTEPTRKASAKPTRKSSE; encoded by the coding sequence GTGAACAAGAAGCTTGCGGCCGCACTGTCCGGCGGTGCGGTACTGGTGCTCGTGCTGTCCGGTTGCAGCGATGACGAGGGCGACAAGGTGGGGGACTGGGCGAAGACGTTCTGCGACCAGGCGAAGCCTCAGATCCAGAAGCGGGCCAACGCCCACCAGATCATCATCTCGACGGCCGCCGACAGTAAGCCGGCCGAGATCCAGGCCGCCGACTCGAAGGCGTTCCAGGACATCGCCGACGCCGACCGCGCCCTCGCCAAGGCCGTGGAGGCCGCGGGGGCCCCGCCCGTCGAGAACGGCGAGAAGGTCCAGCAGGACGCGATCAAGGAGCTCAACGCCACCGCGGTGGCCTACGAGGGGCTCAAGAAGCAGGTCGACGCGCTGGACCCGGCGAACCAGCAGAAGTTCGCGGACGGCCTCCAGAACGTCGCCGACGGGCTGACGAAGATCGAGAAGATGGACCAGGCCGCGCTGTCCAAGCTGGAGGAGGGCGAGCTGGGCCAGGCCATGGCCAAGCAGCCCGGCTGCCAGAAGCCCACGGCCTCCGTCCCCCCGAAGGTCTCCGGCTCGGCCTCGCCCCAGGCGGGCTCGACCTCCTCGGACAAGGGCTCGGACTCCACCGAGCCGACCAGGAAGGCCTCCGCCAAGCCCACCAGGAAGTCCTCGGAGTAG
- a CDS encoding sodium-translocating pyrophosphatase, with amino-acid sequence MDPTSLAAAVLTSGNRTIVVVVAAVALGALVVAQLLVRQVLAAGEGTEKMREIAAAVQEGANAYLARQLRTLAVFAVAVFFLLFLLPADDWSQRAGRSLFFLVGALFSAVTGYLGMRLAVRANVRVAAAAREATPAPGEPEKDRTEVAHRAMRIAFRTGGVVGMFTVGLGLLGAACVVLVYAADAPKVLEGFGLGAALIAMFMRVGGGIFTKAADVGADLVGKVEQGIPEDDPRNAATIADNVGDNVGDCAGMAADLFESYAVTLVAALILGMAAFGDHGLAFPLMVPAIGVVTAVIGIFAVTPRPADRSGMSAINRGFFLSATISLVLVAVAAFAYLPSSYAELAGVTEPGIHDHAGDPRVLALVAVAIGIVLAALIQQLTGYFTEPGRRPVRDIGKSSLTGPATVVLAGVALGLESAVYTALLIGLAVYGAFLLGGASIMLALFAVALAGTGLLTTVGVIVAMDTFGPVADNAQGIAEMSGDVRGAGAQVLTDLDAVGNTTKAITKGIAIATAVLAAAALFGSYRDAIATAVAEAGEIGGAADVLTLSMDISQPNNLFGLILGASVVFLFSGLAISAVSRSAGSVVYEVRRQFREHPGIMTYAEKPEYGRVVDICTKDALRELATPGLLAVTAPIAVGFALGVGPLGSYLAGAIGAGALMAVFLANSGGAWDNAKKLVEDGNHGGKGSEAHAATVIGDTVGDPFKDTAGPSINPLLKVMNLVALLIAPAVVKFGYGDDASAWLRAGVAGLAVLVIVVAVLVSKRRSVAVS; translated from the coding sequence ATGGACCCCACTTCGCTCGCCGCGGCGGTGCTCACGAGCGGGAACCGGACGATCGTGGTCGTCGTCGCGGCCGTCGCCCTCGGTGCGCTGGTCGTCGCGCAGCTCCTCGTCCGCCAGGTGCTCGCGGCCGGCGAGGGCACCGAGAAGATGCGGGAGATCGCCGCCGCCGTGCAGGAGGGGGCCAACGCCTACCTCGCGCGCCAGCTGCGTACCCTCGCCGTCTTCGCCGTCGCCGTGTTCTTCCTGCTGTTCCTGCTGCCCGCCGACGACTGGTCGCAGCGCGCGGGCCGGTCCCTGTTCTTCCTGGTCGGGGCGCTCTTCTCGGCGGTCACCGGATACCTCGGCATGCGGCTCGCCGTACGGGCCAACGTGCGGGTCGCCGCTGCGGCCAGGGAGGCCACCCCGGCGCCGGGCGAGCCGGAGAAGGACCGCACCGAGGTCGCGCACCGGGCCATGCGGATCGCCTTCCGCACGGGCGGGGTCGTCGGCATGTTCACCGTCGGCCTCGGCCTGCTCGGCGCCGCCTGCGTCGTCCTCGTCTACGCCGCCGACGCGCCGAAGGTCCTGGAGGGATTCGGGCTCGGCGCCGCGCTCATCGCGATGTTCATGAGGGTGGGTGGCGGCATCTTCACCAAGGCCGCCGACGTCGGCGCCGACCTGGTGGGCAAGGTCGAGCAGGGCATCCCGGAGGACGACCCGCGCAACGCCGCCACCATCGCCGACAACGTGGGCGACAACGTCGGCGACTGCGCGGGCATGGCGGCCGACCTCTTCGAGTCGTACGCGGTGACGCTCGTCGCCGCGCTCATCCTCGGCATGGCCGCCTTCGGCGACCACGGCCTCGCGTTCCCCCTGATGGTGCCGGCGATCGGCGTGGTCACCGCGGTGATCGGCATCTTCGCGGTCACCCCGCGGCCCGCCGACCGCAGCGGGATGAGCGCGATCAACCGCGGCTTCTTCCTCTCGGCGACCATCTCGCTCGTCCTGGTCGCCGTCGCCGCCTTCGCGTACCTGCCGTCCTCGTACGCCGAGCTGGCGGGCGTCACCGAGCCCGGCATCCACGACCACGCCGGCGATCCGCGGGTCCTCGCCCTGGTCGCGGTCGCGATCGGCATCGTCCTCGCCGCGCTCATCCAGCAGCTCACCGGCTACTTCACCGAGCCCGGCCGGCGTCCGGTCCGGGACATCGGCAAGTCCTCGCTCACCGGACCCGCCACCGTCGTCCTCGCCGGGGTCGCCCTCGGCCTGGAGTCCGCCGTCTACACGGCCCTGCTGATCGGGCTCGCCGTGTACGGGGCGTTCCTGCTCGGCGGTGCCTCGATCATGCTGGCGCTGTTCGCGGTCGCCCTCGCCGGGACGGGCCTGCTCACCACGGTCGGCGTGATCGTCGCCATGGACACCTTCGGGCCGGTCGCCGACAACGCGCAGGGCATCGCGGAGATGTCCGGGGACGTCCGGGGCGCGGGCGCGCAGGTCCTCACCGACCTCGACGCCGTCGGCAACACGACGAAGGCCATCACCAAGGGCATCGCCATCGCCACCGCCGTCCTGGCGGCGGCGGCGCTCTTCGGCTCGTACCGGGACGCCATCGCGACCGCGGTCGCCGAGGCCGGTGAGATCGGCGGGGCGGCGGACGTGCTGACGCTCTCGATGGACATCTCGCAGCCCAACAACCTCTTCGGGCTGATCCTCGGTGCGTCGGTCGTCTTCCTGTTCTCCGGGCTCGCCATCAGCGCGGTGTCCCGGTCGGCCGGTTCGGTGGTGTACGAGGTGCGGCGGCAGTTCCGCGAGCACCCCGGGATCATGACGTACGCCGAGAAGCCGGAGTACGGGCGGGTCGTCGACATCTGCACCAAGGACGCGCTGCGCGAACTCGCCACGCCCGGGCTGCTCGCCGTGACGGCCCCGATCGCGGTCGGCTTCGCGCTCGGTGTCGGCCCGCTCGGTTCGTACCTGGCCGGGGCGATCGGCGCGGGCGCCCTGATGGCGGTCTTCCTCGCCAACTCCGGCGGCGCCTGGGACAACGCGAAGAAGCTGGTCGAGGACGGCAACCACGGCGGCAAGGGCAGTGAGGCGCACGCCGCGACCGTCATCGGCGACACGGTCGGCGACCCCTTCAAGGACACGGCGGGCCCGTCGATCAACCCGCTCCTGAAGGTGATGAACCTGGTCGCGCTGCTGATCGCCCCGGCGGTCGTGAAGTTCGGTTACGGGGACGACGCCAGCGCCTGGCTGCGGGCGGGGGTCGCGGGGCTCGCGGTCCTCGTCATCGTGGTCGCGGTCCTGGTCTCCAAGCGGCGTTCGGTGGCGGTCTCCTGA
- a CDS encoding ATP-binding protein, translated as MATVELRFSAQPEHVRTARLVAAAVARRAGVDEAVLDEVRLAVGEACSRAVGLHRSNGVTTPIRVVLTEEEKTFSIEVGDEVPGAGVAAADAAGVPGARSSAPADDFDDADGEDEMGLAVIRGLVDDVEVSAGEHGGTIRMSWPTSPADVLS; from the coding sequence ATGGCCACCGTTGAACTCCGATTCAGCGCTCAGCCCGAGCACGTCCGTACGGCCCGCCTGGTGGCGGCCGCGGTCGCCCGCCGGGCCGGAGTGGACGAGGCGGTCCTCGACGAGGTGCGTCTCGCCGTCGGCGAGGCCTGTTCCCGTGCGGTCGGGCTGCATCGCAGCAACGGCGTCACGACCCCCATCAGGGTCGTGCTGACCGAGGAGGAGAAGACGTTCTCCATCGAGGTCGGCGACGAGGTGCCGGGCGCGGGTGTGGCGGCGGCTGATGCCGCCGGTGTGCCCGGTGCGCGGTCCTCGGCCCCGGCCGACGACTTCGACGACGCCGACGGCGAGGACGAGATGGGGCTCGCGGTGATCCGCGGGCTCGTCGACGATGTCGAGGTGAGCGCCGGAGAGCACGGCGGCACCATCCGCATGAGCTGGCCGACCAGCCCGGCGGACGTCCTGTCCTGA
- a CDS encoding DEAD/DEAH box helicase: MAFNHLPAVVHDALEALSVLAVTHSVPMAKNHRPSRPAGDTGSRPSPGVVLDRLSASESRAARVTHTEHIPAREGRHAVWPHLIRPEVIGAIQTAGIEHPWAHQAEAAEHALNGDSVVIATGTASGKSLAYLAPVLTTLLDGAEAPNGRGATALYLSPTKALAADQRRAVRELAGPLGTRIRPAVYDGDTPVEEREWVRQYANYVLTNPDMLHRGILPSHPRWSSFLRALRYVVIDECHTYRGVFGSHVAQVLRRLRRICARYGSDPVFLLASATSAEPALAAGRLTGLPVTEISDDASPRGELVFALWEPPLTELHGERGAPVRRTATAETADLLTDLTRQGVRSVAFVRSRRGAELIAVIAQERLAETDRALARRVAAYRGGYLPEERRALERALHSGELLGLAATTALELGVDVSGLDAVVIAGYPGTRASLWQQAGRAGRSGEGALAILVARDDPLDTFLVHHPEAIFEQPVESTVLDPDNPYVLAPHLCAAAAELPLTEADLTLFGPAAPGLMPQLENAGLLRRRSTGWYWTRRERAADLTDIRGGGGRPVQIVEAGTGRLLGTVDEAASHAAVHEGAVHLHQGRTYLVRELDLKDSVALVEEAVPPYSTTARDTTSVSVLETDTEIPWGAGRLCYGSVEVTNQVVSFLRRRLITGEVLGETKLDLPPRTLRTRAVWWTVTEDQLDAARVTPEILGGALHAAEHASIGMLPLFATCDRWDIGGVSVPLHPDTLLPTVFVYDGHPGGAGFAERAFHTARAWLTATREAIASCECEAGCPSCVQSPKCGNGNDPLHKRGAVRLLTELLREAPEPTPPEATPPEEASPAARPAT, translated from the coding sequence ATGGCATTCAATCACTTACCGGCTGTCGTGCACGACGCCTTGGAAGCATTGTCCGTCCTGGCAGTGACACACTCGGTGCCGATGGCCAAGAATCACCGCCCCAGTCGTCCGGCCGGGGACACGGGCAGTCGCCCCTCCCCCGGCGTGGTCCTCGACCGGCTCTCCGCCTCCGAGAGTCGGGCCGCGCGCGTCACCCATACGGAGCACATTCCCGCTCGGGAGGGCCGTCATGCCGTCTGGCCGCACCTGATCCGCCCGGAGGTGATCGGCGCGATCCAGACGGCCGGGATCGAGCACCCCTGGGCGCACCAGGCGGAGGCCGCCGAGCACGCCCTGAACGGCGATTCCGTGGTGATCGCCACAGGCACCGCCTCGGGCAAGTCGCTCGCCTACCTCGCCCCGGTCCTCACGACCCTCCTGGACGGCGCGGAGGCCCCCAACGGACGCGGGGCCACCGCCCTCTACCTCTCGCCCACCAAGGCCCTCGCCGCCGACCAGCGGCGCGCCGTGCGGGAGCTGGCCGGCCCGCTCGGCACCCGGATCCGCCCCGCCGTCTACGACGGCGACACGCCGGTCGAGGAGCGCGAGTGGGTCCGCCAGTACGCGAACTACGTGCTGACCAACCCCGACATGCTGCACCGGGGCATACTCCCCTCCCACCCCAGGTGGTCCTCCTTCCTGCGCGCCCTGCGCTACGTCGTGATCGACGAGTGCCACACCTACCGGGGCGTCTTCGGCTCCCACGTCGCCCAGGTACTGCGCCGCCTGCGCCGGATCTGTGCCCGGTACGGCTCCGATCCCGTGTTCCTCCTCGCCTCGGCCACCTCCGCCGAACCCGCCCTCGCCGCCGGCCGCCTCACCGGACTGCCGGTCACCGAGATCTCCGACGACGCCTCCCCGCGCGGCGAACTGGTCTTCGCCCTGTGGGAGCCGCCGCTCACCGAGCTGCACGGCGAGCGCGGCGCGCCCGTGCGCCGCACGGCCACCGCCGAGACCGCCGACCTGCTGACCGACCTCACCCGCCAGGGCGTGCGCTCGGTCGCCTTCGTCCGCTCCCGGCGCGGGGCCGAACTGATCGCGGTGATCGCCCAGGAACGGCTCGCCGAGACCGACCGTGCCCTGGCCCGCCGGGTCGCGGCCTACCGGGGCGGCTACCTGCCCGAGGAACGCCGGGCCCTGGAGCGCGCCCTGCACTCGGGCGAGCTCCTCGGCCTGGCCGCCACGACAGCCCTGGAGCTGGGCGTCGACGTCTCCGGCCTGGACGCCGTCGTGATCGCCGGCTACCCGGGCACCCGTGCCTCCCTGTGGCAGCAGGCGGGCCGTGCCGGCCGCTCGGGCGAGGGCGCCCTCGCGATCCTCGTCGCCCGGGACGACCCGCTGGACACCTTCCTGGTCCACCACCCCGAGGCGATCTTCGAACAGCCGGTCGAGTCGACCGTCCTGGACCCCGACAACCCCTACGTCCTCGCCCCCCATCTCTGCGCCGCCGCCGCGGAACTTCCGCTGACCGAGGCGGACCTGACGCTCTTCGGCCCCGCCGCGCCCGGTCTGATGCCCCAGCTGGAGAACGCCGGGCTGCTGCGCCGCCGGTCCACCGGCTGGTACTGGACCCGCCGCGAGCGGGCGGCCGACCTGACCGACATCCGGGGCGGCGGAGGCAGACCTGTCCAGATCGTGGAGGCCGGCACCGGCCGCCTGCTCGGCACGGTCGACGAGGCCGCCTCCCACGCCGCCGTCCACGAGGGCGCCGTCCACCTCCACCAGGGCCGTACGTATCTGGTGCGGGAGCTCGACCTCAAGGACTCCGTGGCCCTCGTGGAGGAGGCCGTCCCGCCCTACTCCACCACCGCCCGCGACACCACCTCCGTCTCCGTCCTCGAAACCGACACCGAGATCCCCTGGGGAGCCGGCCGCCTCTGCTACGGCTCCGTCGAGGTCACCAACCAGGTCGTCTCCTTCCTCCGCCGCCGGCTGATCACCGGCGAGGTACTGGGCGAGACCAAGCTCGACCTGCCGCCCCGCACCCTGCGCACCCGGGCCGTGTGGTGGACGGTCACCGAGGACCAGCTCGACGCCGCCCGGGTCACCCCGGAGATCCTCGGGGGCGCCCTGCACGCCGCCGAACACGCCTCCATCGGCATGCTGCCGCTCTTCGCCACCTGCGACCGCTGGGACATCGGCGGCGTCTCCGTACCGCTCCACCCCGACACGCTGCTGCCCACCGTCTTCGTGTACGACGGCCACCCGGGCGGCGCGGGCTTCGCCGAGCGCGCCTTCCACACGGCCAGGGCCTGGCTGACCGCGACCCGCGAAGCCATCGCCTCCTGCGAGTGCGAGGCGGGCTGCCCCTCCTGCGTCCAGTCCCCGAAGTGCGGCAACGGCAACGATCCGCTGCACAAGCGGGGCGCGGTACGCCTCCTCACGGAACTGCTGCGGGAAGCCCCGGAGCCGACGCCCCCTGAGGCGACACCTCCTGAGGAAGCGTCACCGGCGGCCCGGCCCGCGACCTGA
- a CDS encoding Rv3654c family TadE-like protein gives MTAGRTGRAGRGGRGDRGVATVWTALAACVVCVVFGVVLALGQAVVARHRAGGAADLAALAAADRALWGEEEACGAAARVAAAQGAELLRCAVRGELADVTARVARGRYRPEVRSRAGPPVTLPQEVSPQGASAPGLPAAVP, from the coding sequence GTGACGGCGGGCCGGACCGGTCGCGCGGGCCGGGGCGGGAGGGGGGATCGGGGGGTGGCGACCGTGTGGACGGCGCTTGCGGCCTGTGTGGTGTGTGTGGTGTTCGGGGTGGTTCTCGCGCTCGGGCAGGCGGTGGTGGCCCGGCACCGGGCCGGTGGGGCCGCCGATCTGGCGGCTCTCGCCGCCGCCGACCGGGCCTTGTGGGGCGAGGAGGAGGCGTGCGGCGCCGCCGCCCGGGTGGCCGCCGCGCAGGGTGCCGAACTGCTGCGGTGTGCCGTGCGCGGCGAACTCGCCGATGTGACCGCCCGGGTGGCACGCGGGCGGTACCGGCCGGAGGTCAGGTCGCGGGCCGGGCCGCCGGTGACGCTTCCTCAGGAGGTGTCGCCTCAGGGGGCGTCGGCTCCGGGGCTTCCCGCAGCAGTTCCGTGA
- a CDS encoding TadE family type IV pilus minor pilin: protein MRRSDRGFVTVEAALVLPVLALFTVTLLWALATAAAQIRCVDAARAGARAAARSEPVAAAEAATRAAAPEGARVSVTRSGELWRVTVEVAAPGPRGMGVTLRAGAAALAEDTVGEAPAFGGTAFEGPS from the coding sequence ATGCGCCGTTCTGACCGGGGGTTCGTGACCGTGGAGGCAGCGCTGGTGCTGCCCGTGCTCGCACTGTTCACGGTGACCCTGCTCTGGGCGCTGGCCACGGCCGCCGCGCAGATCCGGTGCGTGGACGCGGCACGGGCGGGGGCTCGGGCGGCGGCCCGCTCCGAGCCGGTCGCCGCCGCGGAGGCGGCGACCAGGGCCGCCGCGCCCGAGGGTGCCCGGGTGTCGGTGACGCGGTCGGGGGAGCTGTGGCGGGTGACGGTGGAGGTGGCGGCCCCGGGTCCCCGGGGCATGGGGGTGACCCTGCGGGCGGGCGCGGCGGCCCTCGCGGAGGACACGGTGGGCGAGGCCCCGGCGTTCGGGGGCACGGCGTTCGAGGGTCCGTCGTGA
- a CDS encoding DUF4244 domain-containing protein, translating to MRCRLSGWWRARRRAARSDEGMTTSEYAVGTIAAAAFAAVLYKIVTSGTVSGTLESVIGRALDAPF from the coding sequence GTGAGGTGCCGGCTGAGCGGGTGGTGGCGGGCTCGGCGGCGGGCAGCGCGGTCCGACGAGGGGATGACGACGTCCGAGTACGCGGTGGGGACGATCGCCGCGGCGGCCTTCGCCGCGGTGCTCTACAAGATCGTGACGAGTGGCACCGTCTCCGGAACTTTGGAGTCGGTGATCGGGAGGGCCCTCGATGCGCCGTTCTGA